From the genome of Silurus meridionalis isolate SWU-2019-XX chromosome 12, ASM1480568v1, whole genome shotgun sequence, one region includes:
- the LOC124394912 gene encoding olfactory receptor 52K1-like yields MLTPVQNISFRTFTLNGFNDLGEWRAILSIPYLLLFLLSFVSNITLIYLIVSQRSLHSPMCILIGLMAVVDLSLPICCVPHMLLNFIFNWKGISLVGCLMQMYCIHCFGIFQYTVLLWMALDRFFAICKPLNYHKYMKITNFLKFIIFPVIRNMILLTTMVSWAGKLTFCSTNEINHCFCEHMALVQLACGDFSINNALGLSLIFLTMTADFILITISYVIILSSVLRSGKTALKAFNTCITHIIVLTVSLTFALIAFMSYRIRNNFSPSSRVFLSTMYLLFPSCFNPIIYGVRTKK; encoded by the coding sequence ATGTTAACTCCTGTTCAGAATATTTCGTTTAGAACATTTACActtaatggttttaatgattTAGGGGAATGGCGAGCCATTCTATCCATTCCCTACcttcttctgtttttattatcttttgtATCAAACAttacactcatatatttaattgtatcTCAGAGGTCTCTTCACTCTCCAATGTGTATTCTAATTGGTCTTATGGCAGTTGTTGACCTCTCTTTGCCAATATGTTGTGTGCCGCATATGTTGCTAAATTTCATATTTAACTGGAAAGGAATTTCACTTGTGGGCTGTTTGATGCAAATGTATTGCATTCACTGTTTTGGTATATTTCAATATACTGTACTGCTTTGGATGGCTCTGGATCGTTTCTTTGCTATATGCAAACCTCTTAATTACCACAAATACATGAAAATTACCAATTTTctaaaattcataatttttccAGTTATCAGAAATATGATCTTACTTACCACAATGGTCTCTTGGGCTGGGAAACTGACTTTTTGTtcaacaaatgaaataaatcattgtttttGTGAACACATGGCATTGGTTCAGCTGGCATGTGGAGATTTTTCCATTAACAATGCATTAGGGctttctttaatttttctaACAATGactgctgattttattttaattacaatatCATATGTGATAATACTTTCTTCTGTTCTGAGATCTGGCAAAACTGCCTTAAAAGCTTTTAACACCTGCATTACTCATATAATTGTCTTGACAGTTAGTCTGACTTTTGCTTTAATTGCTTTTATGTCATACAGAATAAGAAACAACTTTTCTCCCTCCAGCCGTGTCTTCCTGAGTACAATGTATCTGCTTTTTCCAAGCTGTTTTAATCCAATTATTTATGGTGTACGAACAAAGAAATAA